The following DNA comes from Dehalococcoidia bacterium.
CGGTCCAGGGCGATCGTCCCCAGCATCACGACGATCGCAGTCGGGCAGGGCAGGAGGCCGCCAGACACGCCGATCATCAGCAGGCCGCGCCAGCCCGGCGCCGGCGCGTGGTCGTGGTGGTGAGGAGCCTCATGGCCGTGAGGATGGCCGGCGTGGTGGTCATGGTGGTGGAAGGCCGCGGCGGAGCCGCGGCGCCGCAGGGCCCGCAGACGCGTCCAAAACAGGCCCGCGCCCATCGCCAGCACCAGAAGCCCGGAGGCGACGCTGAGCCACAGGTACAGGTCCTCCGCGACGGCATGACGGGAGGCGTACAGCGTCACCAGCCCCAGCGCCACCACCGACGACGTGTGCGTCGCCGTGACGGCGAGCCCCAGGGCCAGCGCGTGCCGCGCTGTCCCCCGCGAGCCGACCAGGTACGCGCCGACGATTGTCTTCCCGTGCCCGGGACCGAGCGCGTGGGTGGCGCCCCAGGCCATGGCCGCCAGGAGGGACAGGGCGACGA
Coding sequences within:
- a CDS encoding nickel transporter, with product AAGHSVPVAPSVAPAGTAGGAAGRTPGGFARLVERQDLTPAFVALSLLAAMAWGATHALGPGHGKTIVGAYLVGSRGTARHALALGLAVTATHTSSVVALGLVTLYASRHAVAEDLYLWLSVASGLLVLAMGAGLFWTRLRALRRRGSAAAFHHHDHHAGHPHGHEAPHHHDHAPAPGWRGLLMIGVSGGLLPCPTAIVVMLGTIALDRIPFGLALIGAFSFGLAAVLTAVGLALVYARRLLEAPGLRLQPLIGRARPVVRLAPAVPVLSAIAILAAGLVLTGQALAAL